In Kordiimonas sp. SCSIO 12610, the sequence TGAAAGCCTACAACGTGATCTGAAGGTAACGGTGGCTGGGCCCACAAATTTTCAGGTTCTATTGTCCACCTTCCGCATGGGGTTCCGCCAGCTTGTATTACAGGAACGCGCAAGCGAGGTTTGGGAAGTTTTGGGCGCAGTTAAGCTTGAGTTTGGCCGCTTTGGTGATCAGATCGATAAGATGGGCAAAAGCCTCAATGCCGCCCTTAATCATGTGGAAACGCTCGATCGGCGAAAACGTGTTATGCTTAGGGCCTTAAAGGGGGTTGAGGAAATCGAGGAAAGCGAAGCGCTGAAGCTGATTGGTGCTGATGCACCGCATAACGGGGAGTTATTTGATGGGGAAGGCGACCAGTAAAAACACTGACAATAAAAATAATGGGAAAAACCAGAATAAAACCGTTGTTAACGACGGTGATGTTACGGCCTACATTGCGTCCGTAGAGAATGAAACACGGCGCGTTGATGCGCAAACCATACTCACGCTCATGTGTGATATCACAGGCTATGAACCCAAACTGTGGGGCGGTAGCATCATTGGGTTTGGTGAATATCATTATAAATATGATAGTGGCCGCGAAGGTGATTTTTTGCGGACCGGATTTTCGCCGCGTAAAACCGCGCTTACTATTTATATTATGCCTGGGTATCAGGATTACAGCGAAATATTATCGCGCCTCGGCAAGCATAAAATTGGGAAGTCTTGCCTTTATATCAACAAGCTTGCTGATGTTGATATGGCTGTGCTTGAGGAACTTATCCGTGCGGGCCTTGCCTATATGGATGAGAAATATCCGGTTTGAGCGTCTAGGTTGCCCGTATCAGAAGTTTTAAATCCTAACATCCGATGATCAAGCGGCTGCTTTTGCCTGTAAGCCTTTTGACGAGCACTAACGACAGTACGGATAGAATTGTAACCATCACCGTGAAGGCAAGATACAAGGGAAGTGACGCCGGTAACATACCGCTTGCTGTGCCTGCGTAACTCAGCACTAGTTTGGTGGCGGCAAGAAAATACCCGTGCACAAAGAAAATCCCAAAACTAAGATCTGCGACCAAATCAATATGGCTGAACCTTGGGAAATGGATTTTATTGATCCAGACCAAAAGCAATAGGGCCGTTGATAGTTTGAAGATAAAGATTGGGCTTAATTCTGGAATTGCGCCCAAAGCGGTTAGGGCATAGGCAAGTACAGCGAGTAATAATAGTGGAATTTGAGCGCGATTGGTAAGCGCGGTGATAGTTTCCCTGTGATGGGAACAGAACATACCAAAATAATAAGCGGGGAACAGATACATCGCTTTACTAAGGGCGCCAAAGTATCCGTTAAGGCCGAAGTGAATTAAAACACCATCGCGCCCCAGATAGAACGACAACGGGATCAAGACGATCAGGCTATAATACGGCCAGCCAAGCCTGTCGCTTTTGATCAACAGTGGTGCCAATAGATATAACAGCGCGATTGTTGGCACAAACCAAAAGGGTGCCAGATGTTGCCCGCTTATTAAAAACAAGCCGATTTGGATGGGTAAAGAATAGTCGCTAAATCCGTCTGGCATTGATTGATCAAAGAAGGTCAAACTCGCGATAAGGGCGGGAATGGAAACGATCAGGTAGGGAGTAATGACATTCCTGATTTTGGTTTTGAAGTAGCGTTTGGTTTCATACCCTTTCGATAGATGCTGGAACAAATAGCCGGCGATAAAGAAAAACCAGACTGAGGACTGGTTCATCAGGCTATCAATCATAGTCAGTATGAGGCTACCTTCTGGCCAATTGAAATTGTGCAAGGAATGAGCGGCGACAATGCAGAAAATTGCAATCCCGCGAAATCGGTGCACATTGTCTAAAAACGTCATGATTATCATGCCCTGAATTTACCTGTTCTCCATACTGATATCGGTAAAATTGCTTGGTGAAAAGCCCCAAGAATGAGTCAGACCATGCTGGTAAACCCTGCGAGTTTTCTGAACGGTTGTTTATTTTCAGGATTGAAAAATGCCCGTGACCCAGCCTGTTGGGGATTTATTTTTCAGCGATTTCTGAACTTGAGGGCAATGGATTAAGTGGGGTGCGCATCAGGTAAGATACTGAAATATATAATATAATATCATTAATATATAGTCGGAATTCTTGCTCGTTTTGTATCGTAAATCTACCTAAATGAAATCTGCCAACATGCTTAATTTTCAGTTAATCATACTTGCGTTTATGTGCCGTGCGCTCTTCGGGGGGAAGGGCCGTTCATTTAGAATTGAGTTTAACGAGTATCAAGGGCACATTTATGACGACGACAATAGAT encodes:
- a CDS encoding DUF1801 domain-containing protein — its product is MGKATSKNTDNKNNGKNQNKTVVNDGDVTAYIASVENETRRVDAQTILTLMCDITGYEPKLWGGSIIGFGEYHYKYDSGREGDFLRTGFSPRKTALTIYIMPGYQDYSEILSRLGKHKIGKSCLYINKLADVDMAVLEELIRAGLAYMDEKYPV
- a CDS encoding acyltransferase, whose protein sequence is MTFLDNVHRFRGIAIFCIVAAHSLHNFNWPEGSLILTMIDSLMNQSSVWFFFIAGYLFQHLSKGYETKRYFKTKIRNVITPYLIVSIPALIASLTFFDQSMPDGFSDYSLPIQIGLFLISGQHLAPFWFVPTIALLYLLAPLLIKSDRLGWPYYSLIVLIPLSFYLGRDGVLIHFGLNGYFGALSKAMYLFPAYYFGMFCSHHRETITALTNRAQIPLLLLAVLAYALTALGAIPELSPIFIFKLSTALLLLVWINKIHFPRFSHIDLVADLSFGIFFVHGYFLAATKLVLSYAGTASGMLPASLPLYLAFTVMVTILSVLSLVLVKRLTGKSSRLIIGC